From Pelagicoccus albus, the proteins below share one genomic window:
- a CDS encoding beta-glucosidase has translation MATQPSSSQPKSITLKSPVAPVDEKALARANEALAKLSLEEKVTLLAGSGTMTIAPHPKIGQDEEFWFSDGPHTVRPEVDRNNFNPGTCTTDHSTVLPTLSALAATWDVELAGTFGETLGLEARDRGKDVLLGPGVNPMRTPLNGRNYEYMGEDPFLAGQLATAYIKGVQSKNVAACVKHFAGNEQELERSSVDTYIDERTLREIYLAPFETAVVEGEVLTVMNGYNRFRGEYCSHNSYLNNQVLKSEWNFPGFVVSDWGSLHETVAGALGGLDVEMHAGEAIQYYKTPLVEAVQAGKVPAEVVDNMTRRVLYVMAKIGKLGDFERTPGVRNAPEHHALARKVATEAMVLLKNKQNILPLDKSKAGRILLIGSNADTKHVAGGWSAEGKPLFETTPLAGLRAYLGEGAKIEYIPGPFAEIYNHPPEDVIETIDSSDLEHGAAQKAWGIEFFEGSELQGKVFKSTFARQLSADWSEESPVEGLKLGEFSCRWTVDLKAPESGVYNFSLQAVGAARIYVDGELIADAWNKPANETLIGSASLDEGNIHSIVVEYAPSSEAGELKFGWRLPSALEPILPEDLAKRTKDADTVIFFSGNKVGFGRAHESEGADRPSMDLPEGEDEAVAAVLAARPDTIVVTQSGSPITLPWADDADTMLHYWFSGMDGGAALARVLFGEANPCGKLPFSMPRKLEDSPAHALNNYGPERVDYEEGVFVGYRWHDEKQIAPLFPFGHGLSYTTFEIATPELSESSISVGSSVTLRTTVKNTGTQAGAEVVQLYLGAIEPALPRPPRELKAFKKVFLQAGESAEVELTLDAKDFAYWDVDSSAWKVDSGDYTVELGSSSRTLGPAVSITLL, from the coding sequence ATGGCCACCCAGCCCTCTTCCTCTCAACCCAAATCAATAACCCTCAAGTCTCCGGTCGCACCCGTGGACGAAAAAGCCCTCGCTCGGGCCAACGAGGCCTTGGCTAAACTAAGCCTCGAGGAGAAGGTAACCTTGCTGGCTGGAAGCGGCACCATGACGATCGCGCCCCATCCAAAGATCGGACAGGACGAGGAATTCTGGTTCAGCGACGGACCGCACACCGTACGCCCCGAGGTGGACCGCAATAATTTCAATCCGGGCACCTGCACCACCGACCACTCCACCGTACTGCCGACGCTTAGCGCTTTGGCAGCAACCTGGGATGTGGAACTAGCAGGGACCTTTGGCGAAACCCTTGGCTTGGAAGCGCGCGATCGCGGAAAGGACGTTCTGCTCGGACCGGGCGTCAATCCGATGCGTACCCCGCTCAACGGACGCAACTACGAGTACATGGGCGAGGATCCGTTCCTCGCCGGCCAGCTCGCCACCGCCTACATCAAAGGCGTGCAATCCAAGAACGTGGCCGCTTGCGTAAAGCATTTCGCAGGCAACGAACAGGAGCTCGAGCGTAGCTCGGTCGACACCTATATCGACGAAAGAACCTTGCGTGAGATCTACCTCGCTCCCTTCGAAACGGCAGTGGTCGAAGGCGAAGTCCTCACGGTAATGAATGGCTATAATCGCTTCCGCGGCGAGTACTGCAGCCACAACAGCTACCTGAATAACCAAGTCCTCAAGTCCGAGTGGAATTTCCCGGGCTTCGTGGTCAGCGACTGGGGAAGTTTGCACGAAACCGTAGCAGGAGCACTTGGCGGACTGGACGTGGAAATGCACGCCGGCGAAGCGATCCAGTACTACAAGACTCCTTTGGTCGAAGCCGTCCAAGCGGGCAAAGTACCCGCCGAGGTGGTCGACAACATGACTCGCCGCGTCCTCTACGTGATGGCGAAGATCGGCAAGCTCGGCGATTTCGAACGTACTCCCGGAGTCCGCAATGCTCCAGAGCACCACGCCCTCGCCCGCAAAGTAGCCACCGAGGCAATGGTTCTTCTCAAGAACAAGCAAAACATCCTGCCGCTCGATAAGAGCAAAGCGGGACGCATTTTGCTGATCGGTTCCAACGCGGACACCAAGCACGTCGCAGGCGGCTGGAGCGCGGAGGGCAAGCCGCTCTTCGAAACAACTCCGCTTGCTGGCTTGCGAGCCTACTTGGGAGAAGGAGCGAAAATCGAATACATCCCCGGTCCCTTCGCGGAAATCTACAACCACCCGCCAGAAGACGTGATCGAAACCATCGACTCGAGCGACCTCGAGCACGGTGCCGCCCAAAAGGCATGGGGTATCGAGTTCTTCGAAGGTAGCGAGCTGCAGGGTAAGGTATTCAAAAGTACATTTGCTCGCCAATTGAGCGCGGATTGGAGCGAAGAGTCGCCCGTCGAAGGCCTCAAGCTCGGCGAGTTTTCCTGTCGCTGGACCGTTGACCTCAAGGCTCCTGAAAGTGGCGTATACAATTTTTCCTTACAGGCCGTCGGAGCGGCACGCATCTACGTCGATGGCGAACTGATCGCCGACGCCTGGAACAAGCCAGCGAACGAGACGCTGATTGGATCGGCTTCATTGGACGAGGGAAACATTCACTCCATCGTGGTAGAATATGCCCCGAGCAGCGAAGCCGGAGAATTGAAGTTCGGTTGGAGACTGCCTTCCGCCTTGGAACCAATCCTTCCCGAAGACTTGGCAAAGCGTACCAAAGACGCGGATACAGTAATTTTCTTCTCAGGCAATAAGGTCGGATTCGGCCGAGCTCATGAATCGGAGGGAGCGGACCGACCTTCCATGGATCTGCCGGAAGGCGAAGACGAAGCGGTCGCCGCCGTGCTGGCAGCTCGTCCCGACACTATAGTCGTTACGCAAAGTGGCTCGCCAATCACCCTGCCTTGGGCAGACGATGCCGACACCATGCTGCACTACTGGTTCTCTGGCATGGACGGAGGAGCGGCCTTGGCTCGCGTTCTGTTCGGCGAAGCAAATCCCTGCGGCAAACTTCCTTTCTCCATGCCTCGCAAGCTAGAGGATAGCCCGGCTCACGCACTCAACAACTACGGCCCGGAACGCGTCGACTATGAGGAAGGCGTCTTCGTGGGCTACCGTTGGCACGATGAAAAGCAGATCGCTCCGCTTTTCCCATTCGGGCACGGGCTGAGCTACACGACTTTCGAGATCGCGACTCCTGAACTGTCCGAGTCCAGCATCTCAGTCGGATCAAGCGTAACGCTGCGGACTACCGTCAAGAACACCGGAACGCAGGCCGGAGCGGAAGTGGTTCAGCTTTACCTCGGAGCCATCGAGCCAGCCTTGCCGCGTCCTCCGCGGGAATTGAAAGCCTTCAAAAAGGTATTCCTGCAAGCGGGAGAATCCGCTGAAGTAGAATTGACACTGGACGCGAAGGACTTCGCTTACTGGGACGTCGATTCTTCAGCCTGGAAGGTGGACTCTGGCGACTACACAGTTGAACTTGGATCCTCCTCGCGAACGCTAGGTCCCGCCGTAAGCATCACGCTACTCTGA
- a CDS encoding MFS transporter has protein sequence MTNTSQTDAADSPSHLSDKVPVPQKIGYGLGSFLDMWGQWLYNSLAFQVFNIFLHINPGLVSTVLMINRLWDAVTDPVCGWLSDNTRTRFGRRRPYILVAGVLAGVCLPLLFAVGRDWSSHHYFVYMILSSAVYICITSAFMMPYTSLGMEMTPNYNERTVLMGVRNAIQKAPELAMFFAGQFTTLAIWDGANFDNLSDRLYQLVTTSEAWQHGKGENILLGAQVYTIMLGSIMVISAISMFFLLRERYYKKVVERKQQKVKILETIYQALSCKPFRYLLVMVLAYGIGTSMVGALGYYNTVYYVCAGDLGLGAAWNFKMGIAGMVFGFAGIPFYTMISKWLGKKGAMGLVLFMAILAFIGDWFFYNPNYPWMQLLATGCVAFTGAGFWTLYSSILPDVIDYDELETGKRREGAFSACQSWIMKVGIAIGAGASGWILAATGFDSDLGGDQPPEAIFWIRFLLSTVPVLFLSAALFCLYKFPLSREKMASIRVDLENMRGEV, from the coding sequence ATGACGAACACTTCACAAACCGACGCCGCTGATTCGCCCAGCCATTTATCCGACAAAGTTCCGGTACCGCAGAAGATCGGTTATGGACTGGGATCGTTTTTGGACATGTGGGGCCAGTGGCTCTACAACTCCCTAGCCTTCCAGGTATTCAACATCTTCCTACACATCAATCCGGGACTGGTCAGTACCGTATTGATGATCAACCGCCTATGGGACGCCGTGACCGACCCGGTTTGTGGTTGGCTTTCGGACAATACACGTACGCGCTTCGGACGTCGTCGTCCCTACATTCTGGTGGCAGGTGTGCTGGCTGGCGTTTGCCTTCCCTTGCTCTTCGCGGTCGGGCGTGATTGGTCGTCGCACCACTATTTTGTCTACATGATTCTCAGCTCGGCGGTGTATATCTGCATCACCAGCGCTTTCATGATGCCGTATACCAGCCTCGGCATGGAGATGACTCCAAACTACAATGAGCGTACCGTGCTCATGGGTGTCCGCAACGCCATCCAGAAGGCTCCGGAGCTGGCCATGTTTTTCGCCGGCCAATTCACGACTCTCGCCATTTGGGACGGAGCGAATTTCGACAACTTGTCCGACCGACTCTACCAGCTGGTAACCACCAGCGAAGCCTGGCAGCACGGCAAGGGCGAAAACATCCTGCTCGGAGCCCAAGTCTACACGATCATGCTGGGCTCGATCATGGTGATCAGCGCCATCTCCATGTTCTTCCTCCTCCGCGAACGCTACTACAAAAAGGTGGTCGAGCGGAAGCAGCAGAAGGTCAAGATCCTGGAAACGATCTACCAAGCCCTCAGCTGTAAACCATTCCGCTACCTCTTGGTCATGGTTCTCGCCTACGGAATCGGTACCAGCATGGTGGGAGCCCTCGGCTACTACAATACCGTCTACTACGTTTGCGCCGGAGATCTCGGACTGGGAGCTGCGTGGAACTTCAAGATGGGCATCGCCGGTATGGTCTTCGGATTCGCAGGCATTCCCTTCTACACCATGATTTCGAAATGGCTCGGTAAGAAGGGAGCCATGGGCCTCGTGCTCTTTATGGCTATCCTGGCGTTCATCGGCGACTGGTTCTTCTACAATCCGAACTACCCATGGATGCAGTTGCTCGCTACGGGCTGCGTGGCGTTCACCGGAGCGGGATTCTGGACTCTCTACAGCTCTATCCTTCCCGACGTAATTGACTACGACGAATTGGAAACCGGCAAGCGACGCGAAGGGGCTTTCTCGGCCTGCCAATCGTGGATCATGAAGGTTGGCATCGCGATCGGCGCGGGCGCTTCGGGTTGGATTCTGGCCGCGACCGGATTCGATTCCGACTTGGGTGGAGATCAGCCCCCTGAAGCCATTTTCTGGATACGTTTCCTACTCTCCACTGTACCAGTTCTATTCTTGAGCGCCGCACTCTTCTGTCTCTACAAGTTCCCACTATCACGGGAAAAGATGGCCAGCATCCGCGTGGATCTGGAAAACATGCGCGGCGAGGTTTAG
- a CDS encoding SCO family protein, with protein sequence MNRSHVSNRRLSIRARLCRIIGLSFIATVIAACGPNSSEEDAVKSFHVKGYVENVLDKNDRLMVDHEEMPGYMPPMIMLFNVADPQSAVGLEPGQQIRFVYKVTNQRSWIEDIEPTGEKRDPRASVTSRSDSFGELLEIGDPLPDYAFLDEEGQPIALSDYRGSVIAISFIFTRCPVPEYCPMMMRNFGNVDEILADGPVLEAPWRLVTISFDPENDTPEVLKRYGKAFDYDPAHWDLLTSKTMDPINGIAANVGLRFGKRDNSYLHNLRTVVLDTEGRIAHIFTDENWAPEELAEQMKSAAASH encoded by the coding sequence TTGAACCGATCACACGTTTCGAACCGCCGACTATCCATCCGGGCACGCCTTTGCCGAATAATTGGGCTAAGTTTCATCGCCACCGTGATAGCAGCCTGCGGGCCCAACTCCTCCGAGGAGGACGCTGTAAAAAGCTTCCACGTGAAGGGTTACGTGGAGAACGTGTTGGATAAAAACGACCGGCTCATGGTCGATCACGAGGAAATGCCCGGCTACATGCCGCCTATGATCATGCTTTTCAACGTGGCGGATCCACAATCCGCAGTGGGGCTGGAGCCAGGACAACAGATCCGCTTTGTCTACAAGGTAACTAACCAGCGCTCCTGGATCGAAGACATCGAGCCCACGGGTGAAAAACGCGATCCGCGAGCAAGCGTGACCAGCCGGAGTGATTCATTTGGCGAATTACTCGAAATCGGCGATCCGCTCCCAGACTACGCCTTTCTGGACGAAGAGGGCCAACCTATTGCCCTCTCAGACTATCGCGGCAGCGTTATCGCGATATCCTTCATTTTCACTCGCTGCCCCGTTCCGGAATACTGCCCCATGATGATGCGTAACTTCGGAAATGTGGACGAGATCCTCGCCGACGGGCCGGTGCTCGAAGCGCCTTGGAGATTAGTCACCATTTCCTTCGATCCTGAAAACGACACGCCCGAAGTCCTCAAGCGATATGGCAAAGCCTTCGATTACGATCCCGCCCATTGGGATTTGCTGACCAGCAAAACGATGGATCCGATCAATGGCATCGCCGCCAACGTCGGCCTTCGTTTCGGCAAACGCGACAATTCCTACCTGCACAACCTACGCACCGTGGTACTGGATACCGAGGGTAGGATCGCTCACATTTTCACCGACGAGAATTGGGCACCGGAAGAATTGGCCGAGCAAATGAAATCGGCCGCGGCCTCACATTAG
- a CDS encoding SCO family protein — translation MRIVILTLAAVALLGVGVYFIPHEAEQPESVPEVLAEFGNVANFEFLDQEGAPFSSEQLEGKVWLANFVFTSCSAECPILTAKMMHVREELGTDANVEYVSFSVDPVTDTPERLKEYASDYGSAEDWVLLTGDGEKLDSLIKNSFLLPTAKDYHERRDIAATGFIHSNKLIVVDQKGTVRYAVDGLEEGAVERLSTVMKRLM, via the coding sequence ATGAGAATCGTTATTTTAACCTTAGCCGCAGTCGCCCTTCTCGGAGTGGGGGTATATTTCATACCGCACGAAGCAGAGCAGCCTGAAAGCGTACCTGAAGTTTTGGCCGAGTTTGGCAACGTCGCGAACTTCGAATTTCTCGACCAGGAGGGGGCCCCGTTTTCCTCCGAGCAGTTGGAGGGCAAGGTGTGGCTGGCGAATTTCGTTTTCACCTCTTGTTCGGCGGAGTGTCCTATCTTGACGGCCAAGATGATGCATGTGCGTGAAGAGCTGGGCACAGATGCCAATGTCGAATATGTGTCTTTCAGCGTCGATCCTGTCACCGATACTCCAGAGCGGCTTAAGGAATACGCTAGCGACTACGGAAGCGCGGAGGATTGGGTGCTGTTAACGGGTGACGGCGAGAAGCTCGATTCGCTGATCAAAAACAGTTTCTTGCTGCCGACCGCTAAGGACTATCATGAGCGCCGCGATATCGCCGCCACTGGGTTTATCCACAGCAACAAGCTCATCGTGGTGGACCAGAAAGGAACGGTTCGCTACGCAGTCGACGGTTTGGAAGAAGGAGCGGTGGAACGTCTTAGCACCGTCATGAAACGACTAATGTGA
- the yicI gene encoding alpha-xylosidase — MKFTDGQWLHQPGIKAHYPAEAYDVTEANDGLVIHAPTQPINHRGDTLQGPLLTVTLNSPMEGVVRVRIEHYVGGNKDGAVIPLQKEGNIPVAIEKGEAATTLTSGSLTAKVSTKDGWGISFESEGKVLTQSGWRAMGYVQSSEGETFVHDQLALGVGENVYGLGERFTAFVKNGQVVETVNKDGGTGCEQAYKSVPFYLTNRGYGVLVNETGPVSFEVASEKVSRVQFSIPGESLEYFVIAGPSPKDVLGRLTELTGRPALPPTWSFGLWLSTSFTTNYDEETCNTFIDGMRDRDLPLHVFHFDCFWMREFDWCNFEWDPRVFPDPEGMLSRFHDRGLKICVWINSYIGQRSKLFAEGAEKGYFIKRTDGSVWQTDLWQPGMAIVDFTNPEAAEWYAGKLKGLLKMGVDALKTDFGERIPTEGVVYHDGSDPVKMRNLYTIQYNECVFNAVKEVRGEGEAVLFARSAYASGQRFPAHWGGDCWSTFESMAESLRGGLSLSLCGFGFWSHDIGGFEGTAPSCIYKRWAAFGLLSSHSRLHGSSSYRVPWAYDEEACDVLRVFTKLKCSIMPYLWAAAVEAHRDGIPTMRAMMLEFPEDPACDSLDAQYCLGGSLIVAPVFTEDGSVSYYLPKGQWTHLMTGEVKDGGSWYQEKHDFLSLPLYVRPNTLLPIGTHDDHPDYKYNEGVTLKLFQLDEGASASCTLFGKDGKETATITATRSAGKVSLSIEGELKDAKLEIVGGETASIPAGANSLELDI, encoded by the coding sequence ATGAAATTCACCGACGGCCAATGGCTCCACCAACCTGGAATTAAAGCTCACTATCCCGCTGAGGCATACGACGTTACCGAAGCCAACGATGGCTTGGTCATCCATGCCCCAACGCAGCCGATCAATCATCGCGGCGACACCTTGCAGGGCCCCTTGCTGACAGTGACTTTGAATTCCCCCATGGAGGGAGTGGTCCGTGTTCGCATCGAGCACTACGTGGGTGGAAACAAGGATGGTGCAGTTATTCCTCTGCAAAAGGAGGGCAACATCCCGGTAGCCATCGAAAAAGGCGAGGCAGCCACCACACTCACCTCCGGCAGCTTGACCGCGAAAGTCAGCACCAAGGACGGATGGGGAATCTCTTTCGAATCCGAGGGCAAGGTCCTCACCCAGAGCGGCTGGAGAGCGATGGGCTATGTCCAGTCCTCCGAAGGCGAAACCTTTGTGCACGATCAGCTAGCGCTCGGGGTGGGCGAAAACGTCTACGGTCTTGGCGAGCGCTTCACAGCTTTCGTCAAAAACGGCCAAGTGGTCGAAACAGTAAATAAAGACGGCGGCACCGGCTGCGAGCAGGCCTACAAGAGCGTTCCCTTCTATCTCACCAATCGCGGCTACGGCGTCTTGGTCAACGAGACTGGCCCGGTGTCATTCGAGGTCGCCTCGGAAAAGGTTTCTCGCGTCCAATTCAGCATCCCGGGCGAAAGCCTCGAGTACTTCGTCATCGCCGGCCCCAGCCCCAAGGATGTCTTGGGTCGCCTGACCGAATTGACAGGCCGTCCCGCCTTGCCGCCGACTTGGTCTTTTGGTCTCTGGCTCTCCACTTCGTTCACCACCAACTACGACGAAGAAACCTGCAACACCTTCATCGATGGGATGCGGGATCGCGACCTGCCCTTGCACGTCTTCCACTTCGACTGCTTCTGGATGCGCGAGTTCGATTGGTGTAATTTCGAGTGGGATCCACGCGTCTTCCCAGATCCCGAGGGCATGCTATCGCGCTTCCACGATCGCGGCCTGAAAATTTGCGTCTGGATCAATTCCTACATCGGCCAGCGTTCCAAGCTCTTCGCGGAAGGCGCCGAAAAGGGTTACTTCATCAAGCGTACCGACGGCAGCGTCTGGCAGACCGACCTCTGGCAGCCGGGCATGGCGATCGTCGACTTCACCAATCCGGAAGCCGCGGAGTGGTACGCTGGCAAGTTGAAGGGACTCCTAAAAATGGGAGTCGACGCCCTGAAGACCGACTTCGGAGAACGTATCCCAACTGAGGGCGTCGTCTATCACGACGGGTCCGATCCGGTGAAGATGCGCAATCTCTACACCATCCAGTACAACGAATGCGTATTCAACGCGGTGAAGGAAGTTCGTGGAGAAGGCGAAGCCGTTCTCTTCGCTCGCTCGGCCTACGCTTCGGGTCAACGCTTCCCTGCTCACTGGGGTGGCGACTGCTGGTCCACTTTCGAATCCATGGCGGAAAGCTTGCGCGGCGGATTGTCGCTCAGCCTTTGCGGATTTGGATTCTGGAGCCACGACATCGGTGGCTTCGAAGGCACTGCTCCGTCTTGCATCTACAAGCGCTGGGCAGCCTTTGGCCTTCTCTCATCGCACAGCCGCTTGCACGGCAGCAGCAGTTACCGTGTGCCTTGGGCTTACGACGAGGAAGCCTGCGACGTGCTTCGCGTTTTCACGAAACTGAAGTGCAGCATCATGCCTTACCTTTGGGCGGCCGCTGTGGAAGCCCATCGCGATGGTATCCCCACCATGCGTGCCATGATGTTGGAATTCCCCGAAGATCCGGCCTGCGATTCCCTCGATGCCCAGTACTGCTTGGGCGGTTCCTTGATCGTTGCTCCAGTCTTCACCGAGGACGGCAGCGTCTCCTACTACCTACCAAAGGGTCAATGGACTCACCTCATGACTGGCGAGGTCAAAGACGGTGGCAGCTGGTATCAGGAAAAGCACGACTTCCTTTCCCTGCCGCTCTACGTTCGTCCCAACACTCTGCTCCCAATCGGAACGCACGACGACCATCCGGACTACAAGTACAACGAAGGCGTTACGCTGAAGCTCTTCCAGCTCGACGAAGGAGCCAGCGCTTCTTGCACCTTGTTTGGCAAGGACGGCAAGGAAACCGCAACCATCACCGCGACTCGTTCCGCCGGTAAAGTTTCCCTCTCGATCGAGGGTGAACTCAAGGATGCGAAACTCGAAATCGTGGGCGGCGAGACTGCCAGCATCCCTGCTGGAGCCAATTCCCTCGAACTCGATATCTAA
- a CDS encoding AraC family transcriptional regulator, with the protein MDPTLPSFISRQVLDSAYFFLNLDPKSEDSFGVSCGGFEKCSPDYKVSRSEFSFVGIEYVVSGRAKVTIGERSFDLRPGSLFGYLPNSPLTIENRGVYPLTKYFVDIHGEDAISLFRKSPLGSLHALEFSGVRWVEETFRQMVKFGSRGGARAQRSCDLLAELLLLQVEETELEKQEGASAAYLSYRKCKEALVEGFARYNSIAELADEVSLDQAYIARLFSRYDDDSPYRLLIRLKMNHAARLLFRENMLVKNAAEAVGFVDSAHFSRVFKKTYGVSPANFPKSVRGTFSEK; encoded by the coding sequence ATGGATCCCACGCTCCCCAGCTTTATATCCCGGCAGGTTTTGGATTCGGCTTACTTCTTCCTGAATCTCGATCCCAAGTCGGAAGACTCGTTTGGCGTGAGCTGCGGCGGCTTCGAAAAGTGTTCTCCCGATTACAAAGTCAGCCGCAGCGAATTCAGTTTTGTTGGGATCGAATATGTGGTTTCGGGCCGAGCTAAAGTGACGATTGGGGAGAGGAGTTTTGACCTGCGTCCGGGGTCCCTGTTTGGCTATCTACCCAATTCTCCCCTTACGATCGAAAACCGAGGCGTCTACCCGTTGACCAAGTATTTCGTGGATATCCACGGGGAGGACGCGATCTCGCTCTTTCGCAAAAGCCCGCTTGGTTCGCTGCACGCTTTGGAATTCTCCGGAGTGCGTTGGGTCGAGGAGACCTTTCGGCAGATGGTCAAATTTGGCAGTCGAGGCGGGGCCCGTGCCCAGCGTTCCTGCGATTTGCTGGCGGAGCTTCTTTTGCTGCAGGTCGAGGAAACAGAGCTAGAGAAGCAAGAGGGTGCCTCAGCTGCCTATCTCAGCTACCGCAAGTGCAAGGAGGCCTTGGTGGAAGGCTTCGCCCGATACAACTCTATCGCCGAACTAGCGGACGAGGTTTCGCTCGATCAGGCCTACATTGCCCGGCTTTTCAGCCGCTATGACGATGACTCGCCGTACCGTCTGCTGATTCGGTTAAAAATGAACCACGCGGCTCGCCTTCTGTTTCGAGAAAATATGCTGGTGAAAAACGCGGCTGAAGCCGTTGGCTTCGTGGACTCGGCCCATTTTTCCCGAGTATTCAAGAAGACCTACGGCGTATCGCCCGCCAACTTTCCCAAGTCGGTGCGGGGAACATTTTCCGAGAAGTAG
- a CDS encoding aldo/keto reductase, which yields MSTVTQIDPLTVPYRTLNTGAKMPAIGLGTFGSDHVSNDSVAQAVKQAIDIGYRHIDCASVYGNEAEIGDALAEVIASGKVSREELWITSKLWNDKHAEEDVIPSCQKTLSDLKLDYLDLYLVHWPFPNFHAKGCDVSSRSAEAKPYIHANFMKTWRQMEKLVEMGLVKAIGTSNMTEPKLKLLLADAAIKPAINEMELHPHFQQQKLYDFVVSQGIQPVGFCPIGSPARPERDKTADDTVDTEDPVIVEIAKKHGIHPATLCVKWAEQRGQIPIPFSTNPRNMLANIQSLVTPKLSDEEMEALSKIDKNCRLIKGQVFLWKEDQTWEDLWDLDGTIAQ from the coding sequence ATGTCTACTGTCACCCAAATCGATCCCCTTACCGTGCCCTACCGCACGCTAAACACCGGAGCTAAAATGCCTGCCATCGGGCTCGGCACCTTTGGCTCGGACCACGTCAGCAACGACAGCGTGGCCCAAGCCGTCAAGCAAGCCATCGACATCGGCTACCGTCACATCGACTGCGCGTCCGTCTACGGAAACGAAGCGGAAATCGGCGATGCGCTAGCCGAGGTCATTGCCTCCGGAAAGGTGAGCCGCGAAGAGCTTTGGATCACCTCCAAACTCTGGAACGACAAGCACGCGGAAGAAGATGTCATCCCTTCCTGCCAGAAGACTTTGTCCGACTTGAAGCTCGATTACCTGGACCTCTACCTCGTCCATTGGCCGTTTCCAAATTTCCACGCCAAAGGGTGCGACGTCTCCTCCCGCTCCGCCGAGGCCAAGCCCTACATCCATGCCAATTTCATGAAGACCTGGCGACAGATGGAGAAGTTGGTCGAAATGGGATTGGTTAAAGCGATCGGCACCTCCAACATGACCGAGCCCAAGCTGAAACTCTTGCTAGCGGACGCTGCGATCAAACCTGCGATCAATGAAATGGAACTGCACCCGCACTTCCAGCAACAGAAGCTTTACGATTTCGTAGTCTCTCAAGGAATACAGCCGGTGGGCTTTTGCCCGATAGGTTCCCCTGCCCGACCGGAACGTGACAAGACCGCAGACGACACGGTTGATACGGAAGATCCTGTCATAGTCGAGATCGCGAAAAAACATGGAATCCACCCTGCCACGCTTTGCGTAAAATGGGCGGAGCAACGCGGTCAGATCCCCATCCCCTTTTCCACCAACCCACGCAACATGTTGGCCAATATCCAGAGTCTGGTTACACCCAAGCTGAGCGACGAAGAGATGGAAGCCTTGTCCAAGATCGATAAAAACTGCCGCCTCATCAAAGGGCAGGTCTTCCTCTGGAAAGAGGACCAGACCTGGGAAGACCTTTGGGATCTGGACGGGACGATCGCTCAATGA